In one Aquabacterium sp. OR-4 genomic region, the following are encoded:
- the ugpA gene encoding sn-glycerol-3-phosphate ABC transporter permease UgpA produces the protein MAVEKRVRFKSWWLPWVLVAPQMVIVLVFFFWPAGQALFQSVLREDAFGTSSQFVGLENFRALWADSTYLASFQTTTVFSLLVAVLGLACSLLLAVMADRVTRGAMVYRTLLIWPYAVAPVVAGVLWLFMFAPSIGVVSHALRAAGIDWNHLLNGTHAMTLIVMAAVWKQISYNFLFFLAGLQSIPKSLIEAAAIDGAGPWRRFWTVQLPLLTPTSFFLLVINIVYAFFDTFAIVDAATSGGPGKDTAILVYKVYFDGFKAMDLGGSAAQSVVLMVIVVALTVLQFRYVERKVNY, from the coding sequence ATGGCCGTCGAGAAACGCGTCCGCTTCAAGAGCTGGTGGCTGCCCTGGGTGCTGGTGGCGCCGCAGATGGTCATCGTGCTGGTGTTCTTCTTCTGGCCGGCCGGACAGGCCCTGTTCCAGAGCGTGCTGCGCGAGGACGCCTTCGGCACCAGCTCGCAGTTCGTGGGGCTGGAGAACTTTCGCGCGCTGTGGGCCGACAGCACCTACCTGGCCTCGTTCCAGACCACGACGGTGTTTTCGCTGCTGGTGGCGGTGCTGGGCCTGGCCTGCTCGCTGCTGCTGGCGGTGATGGCCGACCGCGTGACCCGCGGCGCCATGGTCTACCGCACGCTGCTGATCTGGCCCTATGCGGTGGCGCCGGTGGTGGCCGGGGTGCTGTGGCTGTTCATGTTCGCGCCGTCGATCGGCGTGGTGAGCCATGCGCTGCGCGCCGCCGGCATCGACTGGAACCACCTGCTCAACGGCACGCATGCCATGACGCTGATCGTCATGGCCGCGGTGTGGAAGCAGATCTCCTACAACTTCCTGTTCTTCCTGGCCGGCCTGCAAAGCATTCCCAAGAGCCTGATCGAGGCCGCGGCCATCGACGGCGCCGGCCCCTGGCGGCGCTTCTGGACGGTGCAGCTGCCGCTGCTCACGCCTACCAGCTTCTTCCTGCTGGTGATCAACATCGTCTACGCCTTCTTCGACACCTTTGCCATCGTCGACGCCGCCACCTCGGGCGGGCCGGGCAAAGACACGGCGATCCTGGTCTACAAGGTGTACTTCGATGGCTTCAAGGCCATGGATCTGGGCGGCTCGGCCGCGCAGTCGGTGGTGCTGATGGTCATCGTGGTGGCGCTGACGGTGCTGCAGTTCCGCTATGTCGAACGCAAGGTGAACTACTGA
- the ugpE gene encoding sn-glycerol-3-phosphate ABC transporter permease UgpE: MIENRPIANTLSHLVLVLGVLIVAFPVYVTFVASTQTAEQIVQQVPMSLLPGSNMLQSYKLALFGGQTAYGSTIAPVAPMMLVSLITALVIALGKIAISLLSAFAVVYFRFPGRNLVFWMIFITLMLPVEVRILPTYQVISDLGMLNSYAGLTVPLIASATATFLFRQFFLTVPDELVEAARIDGAGPLRFFKDVLLPLSRTSIAAIFVIQFIYGWNQYLWPLLVTTSEDMYPVVTGIKRMISGGDAATEWNAVMATAMLAMLPPALVVILMQRWFVKGLVDTEK; the protein is encoded by the coding sequence ATGATCGAGAACCGCCCCATCGCCAACACGCTGTCGCACCTGGTGCTGGTGCTGGGCGTGCTGATCGTGGCCTTTCCGGTCTACGTCACCTTCGTCGCCAGCACGCAGACCGCCGAGCAGATCGTGCAGCAGGTGCCGATGTCGCTGCTGCCGGGCAGCAACATGCTGCAGAGCTACAAGCTGGCGCTGTTTGGCGGCCAGACGGCCTATGGCAGCACCATCGCGCCGGTGGCGCCGATGATGCTGGTCAGCCTGATCACGGCGCTGGTCATCGCGTTGGGCAAGATCGCCATCTCGCTGCTGTCGGCCTTTGCGGTGGTGTACTTCCGCTTTCCCGGCCGCAACCTGGTGTTCTGGATGATCTTCATCACCCTGATGCTGCCGGTGGAGGTGCGCATCCTGCCCACCTACCAGGTGATCTCCGACCTGGGCATGCTCAACAGCTATGCCGGGCTCACCGTGCCGCTGATCGCCAGCGCCACCGCCACCTTCTTGTTCCGGCAGTTCTTCCTGACCGTGCCCGACGAGCTGGTGGAGGCCGCCCGCATCGACGGTGCCGGGCCGCTGCGCTTCTTCAAGGACGTGCTGCTGCCGCTGAGCCGCACCTCGATCGCGGCGATCTTCGTGATCCAGTTCATCTACGGCTGGAACCAGTACCTCTGGCCGCTGCTGGTCACCACCAGCGAGGACATGTACCCGGTGGTCACCGGCATCAAGCGCATGATCTCCGGCGGTGATGCCGCCACCGAATGGAATGCCGTGATGGCCACCGCCATGCTGGCCATGCTGCCACCGGCCTTGGTGGTGATCCTGATGCAGCGCTGGTTCGTCAAGGGCCTGGTGGACACGGAAAAATAA
- a CDS encoding FAD/FMN-binding oxidoreductase, producing MNAPLVIPSLAGGDLAVEGAQAPRLREIPYNYTSFSDREIVLRLLGAGAWDLLDRLRGERRTGRSARMLYEVLGDIWVVQRNPYLVDDLLDNPRRRQLLIDALNHRLHEVERRRTPATDPVRDGHVGSLLEMARGAVQRFGAQFAQVADLRQRARRVLGAHTAKDNIKFDGLSRVSHVTDATDWRVEYPFVVLTPDTEAEMAALVAGCITLGLTIVPRGGGTGYTGGAVPLTWKSAVINTEKLEQMTEVEFIGLPGVGHKVPTIWTGAGVVTQRVADAAERAGHVFAVDPTSAEASCVGGNIAMNAGGKKAVLWGTALDNLASWRMVTPEAKWLEVIRLDHNLGKIHDIAEARFELRWFDATGKVLEKTETLAIPGRVFRKEGLGKDVTDKFLAGLPGIQKEGCDGLITSARWVVHRMPEHVRTVCLEFFGNPKDCVPSIVDIKDFMFAEMKQPGGAILAGLEHLDDRYLKAVGYATKSKRGGLPKMVLIGDIVGDDADRVARATSEVIRLANARSGEGFVAVSAEARKKFWLDRKRTAAISKHTNAFKVNEDVVIPLERMGEYTLGIERINIELSLRNKIALADRLERLFTGGQLPSLLTGKTDDASAVPSPEWLDDRVQQALVLIGDVRAQWQQWMQHLDAVLPNESRSYFDQLQDHSLRASWKVQILRPLQMLFAGAAFAPLIDACKQAHQEVLRGRVWVALHMHAGDGNVHTNIPVNSDNYEMLQTAHEAVARIMVLARSLNGVISGEHGIGITKLEFLTDEELANFTAYKQRIDPEGRFNKGKLLRGQALSRLGDDVHAADLSHAYTPSFGLMGHESLIMQQSDIGAISDSIKDCLRCGKCKPVCATHVPRANLLYSPRNKILATSLLIEAFLYEEQTRRGISLQHWEEFEDVADHCTVCHKCLSPCPVKIDFGDVTMAMRNLLRKMGQKSWRPATAAAMAMLDTRNPHVIGALRTAVLDWGGKAVNVGNTLLSGLVKAQTARPPASVGSAPIKEQVIHFVNKKMPGGLPNKTARKLLDIEDADYVPIIRNPLATTADSEAVFYFPGCGSERMFSQVGLATQAMLWHAGVQTVLPPGYLCCGYPQRGNGQFDKAEKMITDNRVLFHRVANTLNYLDIKTVVVSCGTCYDQLQGYQFDKIFPGCRIVDIHEYLLEKGITLTPEQAGAYLYHDPCHSPMKLQEPMKTVKALVGPAVVQSDRCCGTAGTLATSRPDISTQIRFRKEEELRKNEAQLRALPAAAGKTGQPAPAGAVATKGQAPVKILTSCPACLTGLTRYGNDLEGGLLEADYIVIEMARHILGDTWLQDYVARANQGGIERVLV from the coding sequence ATGAATGCACCGCTCGTGATCCCCAGCCTGGCTGGCGGCGACCTCGCCGTCGAAGGCGCGCAGGCACCCCGCCTGCGCGAGATTCCGTACAACTACACCTCGTTCTCCGACCGCGAGATCGTGCTGCGCCTGTTGGGCGCCGGCGCCTGGGATCTGCTCGACCGTCTGCGCGGCGAGCGCCGCACCGGCCGCTCGGCGCGCATGCTCTACGAGGTGCTGGGCGACATCTGGGTGGTGCAGCGCAACCCCTACCTGGTTGACGACCTGCTCGACAACCCGCGCCGCCGCCAGCTGCTGATCGATGCGCTGAACCACCGGCTGCACGAGGTCGAGCGCCGCCGCACGCCCGCGACCGACCCGGTGCGCGACGGCCACGTGGGCAGCCTGCTCGAGATGGCGCGTGGCGCGGTGCAGCGCTTCGGTGCGCAGTTTGCGCAGGTGGCCGATCTGCGCCAGCGCGCGCGCCGCGTGCTGGGCGCCCACACCGCCAAGGACAACATCAAGTTCGACGGCCTGTCGCGGGTGAGCCATGTCACTGACGCCACCGACTGGCGCGTCGAGTACCCGTTCGTGGTGCTCACGCCCGACACCGAGGCCGAAATGGCCGCGCTGGTGGCCGGCTGCATCACGCTGGGCCTGACCATCGTGCCGCGCGGTGGCGGCACCGGCTACACCGGCGGCGCCGTGCCGCTGACCTGGAAGAGCGCGGTGATCAACACCGAGAAGCTCGAACAGATGACCGAGGTCGAGTTCATCGGCCTGCCCGGCGTGGGCCACAAGGTGCCCACCATCTGGACCGGTGCTGGCGTGGTCACGCAGCGCGTGGCCGATGCCGCCGAGCGCGCCGGCCATGTGTTTGCGGTCGATCCCACCTCGGCCGAGGCCAGCTGCGTGGGCGGCAACATCGCCATGAACGCCGGCGGCAAGAAGGCCGTGCTGTGGGGCACCGCGCTCGACAACCTGGCCAGCTGGCGCATGGTGACGCCCGAGGCCAAGTGGCTCGAGGTGATCCGCCTGGACCACAACCTCGGCAAGATCCACGACATCGCCGAGGCCCGCTTCGAGCTGCGCTGGTTTGATGCCACGGGCAAGGTGCTCGAGAAGACCGAGACGCTGGCCATCCCCGGCCGGGTGTTCCGCAAGGAAGGCCTGGGCAAGGACGTGACCGACAAGTTCCTGGCCGGCCTGCCGGGCATCCAGAAAGAGGGCTGCGACGGCCTGATCACCAGCGCACGCTGGGTGGTGCACCGCATGCCCGAGCATGTGCGCACGGTGTGCCTCGAGTTCTTCGGCAACCCGAAGGACTGCGTGCCCAGCATCGTCGACATCAAGGACTTCATGTTCGCCGAGATGAAGCAGCCGGGCGGCGCCATCCTGGCCGGCCTGGAGCACCTCGACGACCGCTACCTCAAGGCCGTGGGCTACGCCACCAAGAGCAAGCGCGGCGGCCTGCCCAAGATGGTGCTGATCGGCGACATCGTGGGCGACGATGCCGACCGCGTGGCGCGGGCCACCAGCGAGGTCATCCGCCTGGCCAATGCCCGCTCGGGCGAGGGCTTCGTGGCCGTCAGCGCCGAGGCCCGCAAGAAGTTCTGGCTCGACCGCAAGCGCACCGCGGCCATCAGCAAGCACACCAACGCGTTCAAGGTGAACGAGGACGTGGTGATCCCGCTCGAGCGCATGGGCGAGTACACGCTGGGCATCGAGCGCATCAACATCGAGCTGAGCCTGCGCAACAAGATCGCGCTGGCCGACCGGCTGGAGCGCCTGTTCACCGGCGGCCAGCTGCCGAGCCTTTTGACCGGCAAGACCGACGACGCCAGCGCCGTGCCCAGCCCCGAGTGGCTGGACGACCGCGTGCAGCAGGCCCTGGTGCTGATCGGCGACGTGCGCGCCCAGTGGCAGCAGTGGATGCAGCACCTCGACGCGGTGCTGCCCAACGAGAGCCGCAGCTACTTCGACCAGCTGCAGGATCACAGCCTGCGTGCCAGCTGGAAGGTGCAGATCCTGCGGCCGCTGCAGATGCTGTTTGCCGGCGCCGCGTTCGCGCCGCTGATCGACGCCTGCAAGCAGGCCCACCAGGAGGTGCTGCGCGGCCGCGTGTGGGTGGCGCTGCACATGCATGCCGGCGACGGCAATGTGCACACCAACATCCCCGTCAACTCCGACAACTACGAGATGCTGCAGACGGCCCACGAGGCCGTGGCGCGCATCATGGTGCTGGCGCGCAGCCTCAACGGCGTGATCTCGGGCGAGCACGGCATCGGCATCACCAAGCTCGAGTTCCTCACCGACGAGGAGCTGGCCAACTTCACGGCCTACAAGCAGCGCATCGACCCCGAGGGCCGGTTCAACAAGGGCAAGCTGCTGCGCGGCCAGGCCCTGAGCCGCCTGGGCGACGACGTGCATGCTGCCGACCTGAGCCATGCCTACACGCCCAGCTTCGGGCTGATGGGGCACGAGTCGCTGATCATGCAGCAGAGCGACATCGGCGCCATCTCCGACAGCATCAAGGACTGCCTGCGCTGCGGCAAGTGCAAGCCGGTGTGCGCCACCCATGTGCCGCGCGCCAACCTGCTGTACAGCCCGCGCAACAAGATCCTGGCCACCAGCCTGCTGATCGAGGCCTTCCTGTACGAGGAGCAGACGCGCCGCGGCATCAGCCTGCAGCACTGGGAGGAGTTCGAGGATGTGGCCGACCACTGCACGGTGTGCCACAAGTGCCTGAGCCCCTGCCCGGTGAAGATCGACTTCGGCGATGTCACGATGGCCATGCGCAACCTGCTGCGCAAGATGGGCCAGAAGAGCTGGCGCCCGGCCACCGCCGCGGCCATGGCCATGCTCGACACGCGCAACCCGCATGTGATTGGCGCGCTGCGCACCGCGGTGCTCGATTGGGGCGGCAAGGCCGTGAACGTGGGCAACACCCTGCTGTCGGGCCTGGTGAAGGCGCAGACCGCACGGCCGCCGGCCAGCGTGGGCAGCGCGCCGATCAAGGAGCAGGTGATCCACTTCGTCAACAAGAAGATGCCTGGCGGCCTGCCCAACAAGACCGCCCGCAAGCTGCTGGACATCGAAGACGCCGATTACGTGCCGATCATCCGCAACCCGCTGGCCACCACGGCCGACAGCGAGGCGGTGTTCTACTTTCCGGGCTGCGGCTCCGAGCGCATGTTCAGCCAGGTGGGCCTGGCCACGCAGGCCATGCTGTGGCACGCCGGCGTGCAGACGGTGCTGCCGCCCGGCTACCTGTGCTGCGGCTACCCGCAGCGCGGCAACGGCCAGTTCGACAAGGCCGAGAAGATGATCACCGACAACCGGGTGCTCTTCCACCGCGTGGCCAACACGCTGAACTACCTCGACATCAAGACCGTGGTGGTCAGCTGCGGCACCTGCTACGACCAGTTGCAGGGCTACCAGTTCGACAAGATCTTCCCCGGCTGCCGCATCGTCGACATCCACGAGTACCTGCTCGAGAAGGGCATCACCCTCACGCCCGAGCAGGCCGGCGCCTACCTGTACCACGACCCCTGCCACAGCCCGATGAAGCTGCAGGAGCCGATGAAGACCGTGAAGGCCCTGGTCGGCCCCGCCGTGGTGCAGAGTGACCGCTGCTGCGGCACGGCCGGCACGCTGGCCACGTCGCGCCCCGACATCTCCACGCAGATCCGCTTCCGCAAGGAAGAAGAGCTGCGCAAGAACGAGGCGCAGCTGCGCGCGCTGCCGGCGGCCGCCGGCAAGACGGGCCAGCCGGCCCCTGCCGGGGCGGTGGCCACCAAGGGCCAGGCACCGGTGAAGATCCTCACCAGCTGCCCGGCCTGCCTGACCGGCCTGACCCGCTACGGCAACGACCTGGAAGGCGGCCTGCTCGAGGCCGACTACATCGTCATCGAGATGGCGCGCCACATCCTGGGCGACACCTGGCTGCAGGACTACGTGGCCCGCGCCAACCAGGGCGGCATCGAGCGCGTCCTGGTCTGA
- a CDS encoding ABC transporter permease: MASISPWTEAWRRFRRHRLAYWSLWLLLALVAAVLLGPLFYKVGINDVDFNARLASPTAAHPMGTDDLGRDILARMLYGGRISLAVGLAAMLMAITVGVFIGAVAGMARGWLDAVLMWVTDLFLSLPQLPLLLLLIFLFRDPLKAAFGLEVGIFILIVLVIGGFRWMPVARLVRAQFFSLREKEFVEAARALGASPTRQVLRHILPNSLGPVIVAGTIDIAAAILAESTLSFLGLGFPPDVPTWGRILYDGRDYMDLAMHWALFPGLAIFITVLTINFIGDGLRDALDPRRVL, translated from the coding sequence GTGGCCAGCATCTCCCCCTGGACCGAGGCCTGGCGGCGCTTTCGCCGCCACCGGCTGGCGTACTGGAGCCTGTGGCTGCTGCTGGCCCTGGTGGCGGCGGTGCTGCTCGGGCCGCTGTTCTACAAGGTGGGCATCAACGATGTCGACTTCAACGCGCGCCTGGCTTCGCCCACGGCGGCCCACCCGATGGGCACCGACGACCTGGGCCGCGACATCCTGGCGCGCATGCTCTACGGCGGTCGCATCTCGCTGGCCGTGGGCCTGGCGGCGATGCTGATGGCCATCACCGTGGGGGTGTTCATCGGCGCGGTGGCCGGCATGGCGCGCGGCTGGCTCGACGCGGTGCTGATGTGGGTGACCGACCTGTTCCTGAGCCTGCCGCAGCTGCCCTTGCTGCTGCTGCTGATCTTTCTGTTCCGCGATCCGCTGAAGGCGGCCTTCGGGCTCGAGGTGGGCATCTTCATCCTCATCGTGCTGGTCATCGGCGGCTTTCGCTGGATGCCGGTGGCGCGCCTGGTGCGGGCGCAGTTCTTCTCGCTGCGCGAGAAGGAGTTTGTCGAGGCCGCGCGGGCGCTGGGCGCCAGCCCCACGCGCCAGGTGCTGCGCCACATCCTGCCCAACAGCCTGGGCCCGGTGATCGTGGCCGGCACCATCGACATTGCCGCGGCCATCCTGGCCGAGAGCACGCTGAGCTTTCTGGGCCTGGGCTTTCCGCCCGATGTGCCCACCTGGGGCCGCATCCTCTACGACGGCCGCGACTACATGGACCTGGCCATGCACTGGGCGCTGTTTCCGGGGCTGGCGATCTTCATCACCGTGCTGACCATCAACTTCATCGGCGACGGCCTGCGCGAT
- a CDS encoding peptide ABC transporter substrate-binding protein, whose translation MQEERALRALIDEAKSGRSSRRDVIRQMVGLGLSAPMASMLLLHEGVAQTTSTLPYKPTKRGGGGTLKIIYWQGPVHLNPHFAGGTKDQDASMIFYEPLAGWDTDGNLVPRLAAEIPTRQNGGLAADGKSVIWKLKKGVTWHDGKPFTADDVLFTAQYAGDPATSAVSVATYRDIKVEKIDSHTVKISFPKSTPFWAEPFTSAYGAVLPKHVFEAFIGAKSRENPANTKPVGTGPYKIVDFKPGDMLRGEAYAGYHIANQPHFDAVEVKGGGDALSAARAVLQTNEFDFAWNLAVEDELLKRLEAAGKGRMMFYPGSDIEFVSLNVSDPWNEVEGERASVKSKHPIFGDKAVRTAMSLLVDRKGIQDVIYGRGAVATANFLNNPPRFRSPNLKYEFSIEKANQVLEAAGWKKGADGIRAKDGKKLKFVFQTSVSQPRQKCQAIIKDACTKAGIELELKSIVAAVYFGSDAANPDTYQKFWSDIQMYTTTMTQPDPQFFMEQFTTAQISQKANKWASRNLVRWSNAEYDAAHTAATAEMDPVKRAALFVKMNDLVVNDGHVIPLFMRPRPYGVVNKLQPALSAWDNATWAIGYWYRD comes from the coding sequence ATGCAAGAAGAACGTGCCCTGCGGGCCCTGATCGACGAAGCCAAGTCCGGCCGCAGCAGCCGCCGCGACGTGATCCGCCAGATGGTGGGCCTGGGCCTGAGCGCGCCGATGGCGTCGATGCTGCTGCTGCACGAGGGTGTGGCCCAGACCACCTCGACGCTGCCGTACAAGCCCACCAAGCGCGGTGGCGGCGGCACGCTGAAGATCATCTACTGGCAGGGCCCGGTGCACCTGAACCCGCACTTCGCGGGCGGCACCAAGGACCAGGACGCCAGCATGATCTTCTACGAGCCGCTGGCCGGCTGGGACACCGATGGCAACCTGGTGCCGCGCCTGGCCGCCGAGATCCCGACGCGCCAGAACGGTGGCCTGGCCGCCGACGGCAAGAGCGTGATCTGGAAGCTCAAGAAGGGCGTCACCTGGCACGACGGCAAGCCCTTCACCGCCGACGACGTGCTGTTCACCGCGCAGTACGCGGGCGACCCCGCCACCTCGGCGGTGTCGGTGGCCACCTACCGCGACATCAAGGTCGAGAAGATCGACTCGCACACGGTCAAGATCAGCTTCCCCAAGTCCACGCCGTTCTGGGCCGAGCCCTTCACCAGTGCCTACGGCGCGGTGCTGCCCAAGCATGTGTTCGAGGCCTTCATCGGCGCCAAGTCGCGCGAGAACCCGGCCAACACCAAGCCGGTGGGCACCGGCCCGTACAAGATCGTCGACTTCAAGCCGGGCGACATGCTGCGTGGCGAGGCCTATGCCGGCTACCACATCGCCAACCAGCCGCACTTCGACGCGGTGGAGGTCAAGGGCGGTGGCGATGCACTGAGCGCCGCGCGCGCCGTGCTGCAGACCAACGAGTTCGACTTCGCCTGGAACCTGGCGGTCGAAGATGAGCTGCTCAAGCGCCTGGAAGCCGCGGGCAAGGGCCGCATGATGTTCTACCCGGGCAGCGACATCGAGTTCGTGTCGCTGAACGTGTCCGACCCCTGGAACGAGGTCGAGGGCGAACGCGCCAGCGTCAAGAGCAAGCACCCGATCTTTGGCGACAAGGCGGTGCGCACGGCGATGTCGCTGCTGGTCGACCGCAAGGGCATCCAGGACGTGATCTACGGCCGCGGTGCCGTGGCCACCGCCAACTTCCTGAACAACCCGCCGCGCTTTCGCAGCCCGAACCTGAAGTACGAGTTCAGCATCGAGAAGGCCAACCAGGTGCTCGAGGCCGCGGGCTGGAAGAAGGGGGCCGACGGCATCCGCGCCAAGGACGGCAAGAAGCTGAAGTTCGTGTTCCAGACCTCGGTGAGCCAGCCGCGCCAGAAGTGCCAGGCGATCATCAAGGACGCCTGCACCAAGGCCGGCATCGAGCTCGAGCTCAAGAGCATCGTGGCCGCGGTGTACTTCGGCAGCGACGCGGCCAACCCCGATACCTATCAGAAGTTCTGGTCGGACATCCAGATGTACACGACCACCATGACCCAGCCCGACCCGCAGTTCTTCATGGAGCAGTTCACCACCGCCCAGATCTCGCAGAAGGCCAACAAGTGGGCCAGCCGCAACCTGGTGCGCTGGAGCAATGCCGAGTACGACGCGGCGCACACCGCCGCCACCGCCGAGATGGACCCGGTCAAGCGGGCCGCGCTGTTCGTCAAGATGAACGACCTGGTGGTCAACGACGGCCACGTGATCCCGCTGTTCATGCGGCCGCGGCCCTATGGCGTGGTGAACAAGCTGCAGCCGGCGCTGTCGGCCTGGGACAACGCGACCTGGGCCATCGGCTACTGGTACCGCGACTGA
- a CDS encoding ABC transporter permease, whose translation MLNYILRRLLIAIPSLLGISVVLFTVLALAPGDPFEDLANNPNVPPEVRMALRAQFGLDDPIWQRYLAWLGSMLRGDWGFSFVSRLDVDALIAQRIPVTIAVIGLSQLLALLVALPVGVLAAARPYSWFDRIASTVAFVGFSLPTFFTGVLFILLFSVHLGWLPFVYRSDLGSTGWQWWVDQFKQSIMPITVLGLFQAASWMRYVRSAVLDVIRLDYVTTARSKGLAERVVINKHVVRNALIPVVTLVALQMPAVFGGAIVTEQIFRIPGIGSLLIDAILRNDTPVIMAVTFVFSCLVILFNLIADVLYGWLDPRISYR comes from the coding sequence GTGCTGAACTACATCCTCCGGCGATTGCTGATCGCCATTCCCAGCCTGCTGGGCATCAGCGTCGTGCTGTTCACGGTGCTGGCGCTGGCGCCGGGTGATCCGTTTGAAGACCTGGCCAACAACCCGAACGTGCCGCCCGAGGTGCGCATGGCGCTGCGCGCGCAGTTCGGGCTCGACGACCCGATCTGGCAGCGCTACCTGGCCTGGCTGGGCAGCATGCTGCGGGGCGACTGGGGCTTTTCCTTCGTCAGCCGCCTGGATGTCGATGCGCTGATCGCCCAGCGCATCCCGGTCACCATCGCGGTGATCGGCCTGTCGCAGCTGCTGGCGCTGCTGGTGGCGCTGCCGGTGGGGGTGCTGGCGGCGGCCCGGCCCTACAGCTGGTTCGACCGCATTGCCAGCACGGTGGCCTTCGTCGGCTTCTCGCTGCCGACCTTCTTCACCGGGGTGCTGTTCATCCTGCTGTTCTCGGTGCACCTGGGCTGGCTGCCCTTCGTCTACCGCTCCGATCTCGGCTCGACCGGCTGGCAGTGGTGGGTTGACCAGTTCAAGCAGTCGATCATGCCGATCACCGTGCTGGGCCTGTTCCAGGCGGCCAGCTGGATGCGCTATGTGCGCTCGGCCGTGCTCGACGTGATCCGGCTCGACTACGTGACCACCGCGCGCAGCAAGGGCCTGGCCGAGCGGGTGGTGATCAACAAGCATGTGGTGCGCAACGCGCTGATCCCGGTGGTCACGCTGGTGGCGCTGCAGATGCCCGCGGTGTTTGGCGGGGCCATCGTCACCGAGCAGATCTTCCGCATTCCCGGCATCGGCAGCCTGCTGATCGACGCCATTCTTCGCAACGACACGCCGGTCATCATGGCCGTGACTTTCGTCTTCAGCTGTCTCGTGATCCTCTTCAACCTGATTGCCGACGTGCTTTATGGCTGGCTCGACCCCCGCATCAGCTACCGCTGA
- the ugpB gene encoding sn-glycerol-3-phosphate ABC transporter substrate-binding protein UgpB, protein MNFRQASTAGLTLAVLSALTLPAQAQTEVIWWHSMSGQLGEWVNGLAKDFNARQTTYKVTPVFKGTYPESFAAAIAAFRAGNAPHVLQVFEVGTASMMASKGAIVPVSEVMKRAGVAFDPAVYVPAVSGYYTAPNGQMLSLPFNSSTTVLHYNKDAFKAAGLDANSPPKTWPEVALAAAKLKASGHKCPFTTSWQSWTQLESFSAWHNVEFASQRNGFNGLNTRLAVNTPLHQRHIENLANMSQQGLFVYKGRNNTADATFVSGECAMLTGSSAVYGAVKRNAKFQGGISTLPFYPDVAGAPQNTVIGGASLWAMAGKKPDEYKGVAEFFKYLSDAGVQAKSHQETGYLPITSAAFKMTEEAGFYKANPGTDVSVTQMIRKTTDKSRGIRLGNFVQIRTVIDEELEQVWGGKKSAKEGLIAIKNRGDTLLEKFEKDNKN, encoded by the coding sequence ATGAATTTCCGCCAAGCCAGCACCGCTGGCCTCACCCTGGCCGTGCTGTCGGCCCTTACGCTGCCGGCCCAGGCCCAGACCGAAGTGATCTGGTGGCACTCGATGAGCGGCCAGCTCGGTGAGTGGGTCAACGGCCTGGCCAAGGACTTCAACGCCAGGCAGACCACCTACAAGGTGACGCCGGTGTTCAAGGGCACCTACCCCGAAAGCTTTGCCGCCGCCATTGCCGCCTTCCGCGCCGGCAATGCGCCGCACGTGCTGCAGGTGTTCGAGGTGGGCACCGCCAGCATGATGGCCAGCAAGGGCGCCATCGTGCCGGTCAGCGAGGTGATGAAGCGCGCCGGCGTGGCCTTCGACCCGGCGGTGTACGTGCCGGCGGTGTCGGGCTACTACACGGCGCCCAACGGCCAGATGCTGAGCCTGCCGTTCAACAGCTCGACCACCGTGCTGCACTACAACAAGGACGCCTTCAAGGCCGCCGGCCTGGACGCCAACAGCCCGCCCAAGACCTGGCCCGAGGTGGCGCTGGCCGCGGCCAAGCTCAAGGCCAGCGGCCACAAGTGCCCGTTCACCACCAGCTGGCAGAGCTGGACCCAGCTCGAGAGCTTCTCGGCCTGGCACAACGTCGAGTTCGCCAGCCAGCGCAACGGCTTCAACGGCCTGAACACGCGCCTGGCGGTCAACACGCCGCTGCACCAGCGCCACATCGAGAACCTGGCCAACATGTCGCAGCAGGGCCTGTTCGTCTACAAGGGCCGCAACAACACGGCCGATGCCACCTTCGTGTCGGGCGAGTGCGCCATGCTGACCGGCTCGTCGGCGGTGTATGGCGCGGTCAAGCGCAACGCCAAGTTCCAGGGCGGCATCAGCACCCTGCCCTTCTATCCCGACGTGGCCGGCGCACCGCAGAACACCGTGATCGGCGGCGCCAGCCTGTGGGCCATGGCCGGCAAGAAGCCCGACGAGTACAAGGGCGTGGCCGAGTTCTTCAAGTACCTGTCGGACGCCGGCGTGCAGGCCAAGAGCCACCAGGAGACCGGCTACCTGCCGATCACCAGCGCGGCCTTCAAGATGACCGAGGAGGCCGGCTTCTACAAGGCCAACCCGGGCACCGATGTCAGCGTCACGCAGATGATCCGCAAGACCACCGACAAGTCGCGCGGCATCCGCCTGGGCAACTTCGTGCAGATCCGCACCGTGATCGACGAAGAACTGGAGCAGGTGTGGGGCGGCAAGAAGAGCGCCAAGGAAGGCCTGATCGCCATCAAGAACCGTGGCGACACCTTGCTCGAGAAGTTCGAGAAGGACAACAAGAACTGA